Proteins encoded together in one Psilocybe cubensis strain MGC-MH-2018 chromosome 8, whole genome shotgun sequence window:
- a CDS encoding Mitogen-activated protein kinase yields MPDPAPAPAAQAQPAAKAKNGAPPAAAPAPRKVRFNVGTQYQVLDVVGEGAYGIVCSAVHRPSGRKVAIKKIAPFDHSMFCLRTLRELKLLKFLSEAGVSENIISILDIIKPPSIEAFKEVYLIQELMETDMHRVIRTQDLSDDHAQYFIYQTLRALKALHSADVIHRDLKPSNLLLNANCDLKVCDFGLARSVKTAEPSGTETGFMTEYVATRWYRAPEIMLTFKQYTKAIDVWSVGCILAEMLSGKPLFPGRDYHHQLTLILDVLGTPTLDEFYAITTRRSRDYIRALPFRKRRPFATLFPNANPLAVDFLTKTLTFDPKKRITVEDALAHPYLEAYHDPDDEPVAPPLDPEFFEFDLHKDDISREQLKELLYEEIMSFQPAPIT; encoded by the exons ATGCCAGATCctgcaccagcaccagcagctcAGGCCCAGCCCGCCGCAAAGGCAAAAAATGGCGCACCACCCGCTGCCGCTCCAGCTCCACGAAAAGTGCGGTTCAACGTCG GGACTCAATACCAGGTTTTGGATGTCGTCGGTGAAGGCGCTTACGGAATCGTCTGCTCTGCTGTGCACAGGCCCAGTGGACGCAAGGTTGCTATCAAGAAGATCGCGCCGTTTGATCACTCCATGTTCTGTCTCAGGACGCTGCGCGAATTGAAGCTGCTCAAGTTTTTGAGCGAAGCTGGTGTTAGCGAGAAT ATTATCTCGATTTTGGACATCATCAAGCCTCCATCAATAGAGGCTTTCAAGGAGGTCTATT TGATTCAAGAGTTGATGGAGACCGACATGCACCGTGTCATTCGAACACAGGATTTATCTGATGATCACGCTCAGTATTTCATCTACCAGACTCTGCGCGCACTGAAAGCTCTGCACTCGGCCGATGTTATTCATCGTGACCTCAAACCCTCCAATCTCCTCCTCAACGCCAACTGTGATCTCAAAGTCTGCGATTTTGGTCTCGCGCGGTCTGTTAAGACCGCGGAACCTTCTGGCACAGAAACCGGGTTTATGACAGAATATGTGGCGACGCGGTGGTACAGAGCACCCGAAATCATGTTGACGTTCAAACAGTACACGAAA GCCATTGATGTATGGTCTGTTGGATGTATTTTGGCGGAGATGCTATCAGGGAAACCTTTGTTCCCGGGAAGGgactaccaccaccagctGACCCTCATTTTGGATGTGCTGGGTACCCCCACGCTCGACGAATTTTACGCTATCACCACTCGGAGGTCTCGGGACTACATCCGCGCCCTGCCCTTCCGTAAACGTCGACCATTTGCCACACTTTTCCCCAACGCCAATCCCCTTGCCGTCGACTTCTTGACCAAAACTTTG ACATTCGACCCAAAGAAACGCATCACAGTTGAAGATGCCCTTGCCCACCCATACCTAGAAGCATAC CACGACCCAGACGACGAGCCTGTCGCACCTCCCCTCGACCCGGAGTTCTTCGAATTCGACT TACACAAAGATGATATTAGCAGAGAGCAATTAAAAGAGCTTCTCTATGAAGAGATCATGTCGTTCCAACCTGCACCCATTACATAA